The Mercenaria mercenaria strain notata chromosome 6, MADL_Memer_1, whole genome shotgun sequence genome contains the following window.
ATttagggaaatttttttaaaaatcttcttgtctaaaaccacaaaacctagactttcgatatttggtatgttgcattgcctagttgtcctctaccaaaattgttaaaattaatttgtccctggggtgaaaagaggctgtGCCCTgcgggtcccaagttttacatagacatcttcttgtctgaaagttcaaggcctaggcctttgatatttggtatgtagcattacctttaggatctctaacaagtttgttcaactTACGCCCCTGGGATGAGAGGAGGGCCTAccatggggtcacttgttatataggaataaatactgcaaaaattatcatatttcctaggctgtttaattataattacctgatgaccccaagtgattaggggtcacttgactgtgaccttgacctactgacctactttcttgtttttagttcACCTCAGCCAAAGACTCATGAAAACCTTTCGTGACTGCTCAATGTGCGTCATCAGTCACCTgtcagtcaacaatttctaaaaaaaatcttcttcaaaacactgggcagaattacaccaaacttcataggaatggtCCTTaggtggcctcctttcaaaattgttcaaagaattgagttCAATACAGAAGTCTGGTTGCTTtggtaaccgaaaggaaaaacttaaaaaatcttcttgtcaaaaaccacaggtcatagggctttgctatttggtatgtagcatcatctagtggtcctctaccaggattgttcaaattctccccctaggatcaaatatggccccgccctttggtcacatggtttacatagacttatatagggaaaattttgaaaatcttattgtccaaaaccacaaggcgaccttgacctactgacctgctttcttgtttttagctcacctgagcacgaagagctcaaggtgagcttttgtgatcgccctgtggcCGTTGTcggtcgtcgtccgtccgtccgtcgtcatcaccaatttgactgttaacactctagaggtcacaattttgacctaatcttaatgaaacttggtcagaatattcccTCAATAAATTTCGACGAGtttgatatgggtcatctggggtcaaaaactaggtcaccaggtcaaatcaaaggaaaagcttattaacacgctatagaggtcacaattttggcccaattgtaatgaaacttggtcagaaagttaacctcaataaaatcttggatgagtgtgatactgggtcatctggggtcaaaaactaggtcaccgagacaagtcaaaggaaaagcttgttaacgctctagaggtcacaattttggcccaatcttaatgaaacttggtcagaatcttaccttcaataaaaatattggacgagtttgatattgggttatctggggtcaaaaactaggtcaccaggtcaaatcaaaggaaaagcttgttaacactataacttggtcagaatgttaatcatgatgatctcaaagtccagtttgaatctgggtcatgtagaattaaaaactaggtcaccaggtcaaatcaaaggaaaagctagttcacagttagaggcaacatttatgaccatatcttaatgaaacttggtcagaatgttaatcttgatgatctataggtcaaggtcaaatctgggtcaggtgggttcaaaaactaggtcaccgggtcaaataaaaggaaaagcttgttaacactctagaggccacatttgtgactatatcttcatgaatcttagtaggaatgttaatcttgatgatctttaggtcaagtttgaatctgggtcatatggggtcaaaaactaggtcaccaggtcaaatcaaaggaaaagttagttaacactttagaggcaacatccataaccatatcttaatgaaactatcttgatgatttttaggtcagtaggtcaggtgagcgatacagggtcttcatggccctcttgtttaagatacagccttgaaatttggatgacatatacagacTTGCACACcaatattaaaactgactttcagtggccgtgaatttgacctactgaccttctttcttaatattttagcatcagtttgacatttgaaacatgtagttcatattattcaggtgagcgatccagggtcatcatgaccctcttaagttacagtcttgaaatttggatgacatgtacagttttgcacaccaaccttaacctttagcctgctggcggcaagtgtgtctgcctttgcaaccagtgcagaccacgatcagcctgcacatccgtgcaggctgatcgtggtctgcactggtcgctattcagtcagttaattttcagtgaacatccctttgaatagtaagtggtactgcccaaactgaatgatggaccagtccattttagaaatttagcagggtaaaagttaaaatgactttcagtgacaatgaatgtgacctactgacctactttgtaatattttagcatcagtttgccattttaaacatgtgactCGTATTACTCAGATGAACGAttcagggttatcatgacccCCTTGTTTGAAATTTGTTATTGTCAAGCCTGTCTTAACATAGAGAGAAAGCTTATTTGCTATGTTTTATTACAGCAATGGAGATGTTAAGACAACTTTACCTGTACCAGAGGACATTCAGAGTTTATTTAAGGATATTGGTAGTGatagaaatgtaaaaaatgaccCTAACAGTCACGGAGGGAGGGTACGATCCTTTCAGCATGAAGAAGGAAACTGGGCAACTCTAGTGTTTGCACAATGTATGTGATAATTCTGTTAAACATTTCTTCATTAATAACAgcaactgaaaaaagaaaactgcCAGCCGTGTAAGTTTGATTCAGGCCACATGATTAATTTTGACTGCATCTGtagtatcattttatttaaaagagtGGAATTTATATGGGTATGTGTATCTAGCAGGTTagagtttatatatttttcaacctAAATCTCCAAAATTACGACTTATGACTGAGTATTACCGGTATGTCACGCAAAGTTTGTTTACTTCATATCAGATGCCAAAGTTCAAAAGTAAATTGGCACCAGTTCTTGCAAATTCAGACTGTTCTATGAAATTCTAATGTCTTAGTAGGTTTCTAATTTGGACTTTTGCCTTTTTGGCATTCATAACACTATATTTTCCCATACAGAAAGCTACAggttgttttgaaaaatcaaaaaaaaaaaatcattggaaTTCATATAAATTACGTTGAACTTAATATAACATCATAAATAGAGCATAAATTTGACAACAATACTTGACAATGAATATACTTGTTCTTGCAGACAACACGGATGATGATTTTTCACGAATGCAGCAAGAATTGTTTCTATGTTTGAGACCTTTGGAATTTCAGCCAATGGATGATTACCATATTAGTTTCTCCCGGACAGTGAGTATCCGTCACCATTGGATACAGGACATCTGTGATTCTCTGGCAAAGGACTTTACTCATTTAGAAGGGTAAGGAATATACGCCATGTTCTTTCTATTCAAGGTCTGATTCCACCAATTCCTTATTTTTCAAGTTGGAAACGTTCTTGaattttaaaatgtagtaataataaCTTCTTTTTCACAGAGCACACAGAAATAGATCTTAAagcaatgaaaaatttaaagtaaagaaTTTGAAATTTGTTATATTGGTGTTAGCTCTATAACTTCTGAGGATGATATATTTAACCCAATAAAAATCTGTGAATATGCTTTCAGCTGTTGTTGTGAAATTGATGGTGTTGAAGTGTTAACAAATGATGAAAAAACAAGGTAATTACTCTGTAGTCTGTTGTTTcaaattcatattatttcatatacaaaaaatgtacttGACGTAAGACAATCTAAATAAAATACAAGGACTGGTTCAGATCTTTTCACTTTCTGTGTAGTCataaatattcatgggggactaattttcatggatttcacaGTTGTGTCAATCACAAAAACTAAACCACAACATATTAATTCCATCATTTTCATCGTCAGCATTAGAAGTCCAtcaattcatatccccatgaataAGCTGTTTTTGCCAGACATTAATATTTGTAAGGAACGAATTCCACAGATTTCACAGTTGTATCAATCAATGAAATTATATCccaataattttcattattttggtcTTCAACATTTTGAATCCACAAATTGATAGACCCATATTAAAGCTTGATGTtttcaaggccaagtttaacaggtgagcgatacagggtcattAAGACCCTTTTGTTTAGATATTCTTATCCAAAACATTAGATATTTAACTTGTAGCATAACCTAGTGGTCCTCAATCAAGTTTATTCAGgcttaattttctttatttaaatttgtgATATTTCAGGTCTTTCTTGACATTATCAGTATCTCCAGCTGATGATTTACTTCACCAGTATGTCTCTGTGGTCGACACGTGTTTTGAGCAGTAcaaattacagaaatattacacgGTATAATCTAGACATTGACACATTCACTGTATAAATGTTATGTTAATATAGAGTTTCTTGATACCTAGTTGTAAGGACTACCTTTAGCTTAACCATGCAAAGTATATTGAAAGCTTTCCTACTCGTCCTTGTGTGGGTGTTGGTGTCTAGagcctggttaaagttttgatgcactttcactttacctTTTATTAGTTGATGTGTTTGCTTCAgacttaacctttaccttgctaaatttctaaaatggactggtccatcattcaatttgggtaataccatttgttattcaaaggggtgttgactgaaaataaactgactgaatagcaaacagtgcagaccatgatcaccctgcacggatgagcaggctgatcttggtctgcactggttgcaaagacaatatcacttgccgccagcaggctaaaagttaaagggcaaggaatgcctggtCAATACAGAAGTTTCACATAAGAAATAAtttgtgccgcgccatgagaaaatcaacagtggttttgctaccagcatggatctagaccagcctgcacatccgcgcactctggtcaggatccatgctgtttgctttcaaaacctattgcatttagagaaaccattaacgaacagcatggatcctgaccagactgcgcggatgtgcaggctggtctggacccatgctggtcgcaaagccactatgttggttttctcatggtgtggctcaaatttTGTTTCCTCTAAGAAAGCTTTTTTTGGTGTGGGGGGAGGGGTGTATTTTAgatcactccagtgatagctgtAGTTTCCTCACATGTGCCCTATTTCACTATACAGCATTGAAATAGTTGAGTGTGTTGTCTCCTCTGACAGCTTGTTCTAATTAATGGTATATTTGTGCCTGGCAAAATTTAGGAGTGGCACTAAACTTGCTGTTGTTGGCCTTGTGTTAAACAATCACTTTACTTTTTGAAGAAGCAATTTTCTCttatatctatacatgtattcCATTATTCTAATTCAGTTTGTTGTGTAAATTTTACATTCTGTTACTCAGTGTATATCATATATCAGTGTACTGTATAAGAAactctttattctttatttagcaTAGCTATTATAAATGCTTTATCCTGATTATTGATGTATACAATGTAAAAAGAACTGAATTGTTGATGAGGCTATAATGTCTATATTCTACATTGTgcacatgttaacatttaaccgAGATACATGCATTCTTTGCCAAACTTctaatgtatttttcaatttttctccaGAAATCTCCTCTGAGGTGAAGGGAGTATAGTCCTGATATATATCAAATTTGACTCTGACAACAATTAAAACAGTTCAAACTAAATTATAAAAGACAATTATACCAGTGAATTGTACATGATTTTGGTCAAGTGTATCAATTCTATGCCGATTATTCTACTGTCAATATGCGTAAGagtgtattaaataaaatgtatgcatATTTTAACAGCCACCCTGTTTCCATGTCAGTGTTGGTTGGTGCCTTGGTGATGTTACAGACAGCGTAACAAAGAAAACCAAGTTAAAACTAAAGGTAAGAATTTCTTGCCATTTTCACGATAGTGTAATTATTCAAGTGGGGATGAAGTCAATAATGGAGCTGCCTTTGTTAGAATCATTCatcatgacatttttattttcctagCAAAACATTTTCCCACTTTCTGAACATTTGACAAATGGTCGGGTAATATTATGTGATTTGTTGCTCTTGTGGGAGATTTTAcactgtaaaacaatttttcatggaGACCAAATCActcattattattatatagttctaacaggattttttttaattcttgtaATTCTTTATTAGGACAGCAGTAAAACAAATCTAGTGCTAAAATTATGTTatcatttaatgattatttttttaatttacaggAAATCTTAGAAAGGACATTACAAGAAAGTTCAGatctaaaatatttctacatAGATAAACTCCTCATGAAGACTGGAAATAAACAGTTTGTGTTTCAACTTGACACCGCTTCTCAGGTCACCTGAATGGAGCGATTCGACAAGATTTGTCAAATATTCTGTGATCAGTGTTTTGTAACTAAAGGAAGAGGTAGGGCTGTATAATGCTAGCACAAGACACTTCCCGTAAACATCAACTGAATGACAAATGATGTCATGTTGGTGAAATATTTTGCATGCATCTTAGATAAAAGATGAATTAGAACACTTCCCAGGGTTTTGCCTTGTTGAAGACATGTTGCAATATTTGTGTGTAACTTACCAAATAAACAGCTTGCACAACATTTAATTTACCTGTTACTTcattgctttttatgcccccgaagggaggcatatagtttttgaaccgtctgtccgtctgttggtctgtcagtctgtccgcaattttcgtgtccggtccatatctttgttatcgatggatggattttcaaataacttggcatgaatgtgtaccacagtaagacgacgtgtcgcgtgcaagacccaggtccgtagctcaaaggtcaaggtcacacttacacaTTAAAGGATAATGCATGATGGCGTGTCCGAGTCCAtactttgtcatcgatggatggattttcaaataacttgtatgaatgtgtaccacagtagacgacgtgtcgcgcgcaagaccaggtctgtagctcaaaggtcaagtcacacttagacgttaaaggatatgCATTGATGGCGTGTTccgtccatatttttgtcatcgatggatggattttcaaaaacttggcatgaatgttgtACCACGTTAAGAACGACgttcgcacgcaagacccaggtccgtactcaaaggccaaggtcacacttagacgttaaaggaatagtgcattgatggccgtgtccggtccatatctttgtcatcgatgatggattttcaaataactgcaGAATGTgtacacagtaagacgacgtgtcgcacgcaagaccaggtccgtagctcaaaggtcaaggtcaccactaGCCATTAAAgtctttttcatgatagtgcttGATGGGAGTGTCCGGTCCTATCATGTCATTCTACCAGTGATtctaaaataactacgcatgaatgtgtgacacgtAAGACGAGTGTCGCGCCAAGACCCAGCTCCAATAGGtcaaggtcctaaactctaacatcggccaaactatcattcaaagtgccatcggggcatgtgtcatctatgtgagacagctcttgttaacctGAGATTTACTTTCATATGCCGCAATGGTATTTTAGATCAATATGAAAGTATGTAATTTAGAACTCTTTTTTCGCAGCAAGTTTATGAAATGAGCAATTATAACAGAAAACAGTTGAAATGCCTGTACTGTTGAGAAATACTGCTGAATGTGTGCATGCTTATAGAGTGCAACATGTGATTTACCTTTGAATATGAAACAGTTTACAGCTAAGAAATACAAGCAAGCAGAAAATCACCAGAAATATGAATAATCTTCAAttcctttttacattttatcataggCAGGTGGAgaggcctcagtggccgagtggatcaggtcgctgacttcacatcgcctctcaccgatgtgggatCAAGCTTACATTCGGGCATGAATCTCATATGGGGAAGCATCCAGCTGGCTTGAAGTCAgtgttctaccaaggtgccacttgtgatgaaatataaCAGAcgggcacctggagtctttctccaccatcgaagctggaaagtcgccatatgacctataattgtgttggtgcgacattaaacaacaacaaacaagagggccatgaaggccctgtatcgctcatctgacctactgatcatcaaaattaacattctgaccaagtttcataagatatggtcataaatcaaagattttattgagagtaatattctgaccaaatttcattaagattgggcctaaattgtgacctctagaatgttaacaagatttttctatgatttgacctggtgacctagtttttgac
Protein-coding sequences here:
- the LOC123549518 gene encoding U6 snRNA phosphodiesterase 1-like gives rise to the protein MSALVNYSSSEDSDDQQLSNSSQVKGNGDVKTTLPVPEDIQSLFKDIGSDRNVKNDPNSHGGRVRSFQHEEGNWATLVFAQYNTDDDFSRMQQELFLCLRPLEFQPMDDYHISFSRTVSIRHHWIQDICDSLAKDFTHLEGCCCEIDGVEVLTNDEKTRSFLTLSVSPADDLLHQYVSVVDTCFEQYKLQKYYTPPCFHVSVGWCLGDVTDSVTKKTKLKLKEILERTLQESSDLKYFYIDKLLMKTGNKQFVFQLDTASQVT